The following coding sequences lie in one Caretta caretta isolate rCarCar2 chromosome 28, rCarCar1.hap1, whole genome shotgun sequence genomic window:
- the LOC142070223 gene encoding maestro heat-like repeat-containing protein family member 1, with the protein MKIILKECGDAMLDKVPDILAILYRHMPTIQEGSLRQFLVEAVSILAHHHQEAVISSLLSKRLPMDSDTAEQWRSLGGDPLLATQVLRALIEKIKTPTRTEGSITSETEMDRHLAAAEPLLATCAIFEVVSALQSSKAVRELLPELFPVLLQQVSQTLGQKLPLPTRSSPREI; encoded by the exons atgaagatcatcctgaaggagtgtggagatgccatgctggacaag gtgccagatatcctggctatactatatcgccacatgcctactatccaggagggcagcttgaggcagttcctggtggaggcagtgtccattctagctcaccatcaccaagaggcagtgatctccagcctcctcagcaaacgtctgccgatggacag tgacaccgctgagcagtggagatctctggggggagaccccttgcttgccactcaagtcctacgagccctaatagagaagataaagactccaacaagaacagaaggcagcatcacctcagagaccgaaatggacaggcatttggcagctgctgaacctctctta gcaacatgtgccatctttgaggtggtgtcagccctgcagtcgagcaaagctgtgcgggaactgctcccagagttgtttcctgttctcctgcagcaggtcagccaaaccctcggacaaaagctgcctttgccaacgagaagcagcccgagagaaatctga